Proteins from a single region of Acidobacteriota bacterium:
- a CDS encoding GNAT family N-acetyltransferase, whose translation MKIRLASSADAEMLADLSFTTFWDAFHDHPKNAPEDLDAYMSEAFTAKRLAEELADPNSVFFVAEIDERPAGYAKLLFENIEEPVTAARPVELCRLYSTTEFIGKGVGQALMDECLKLARERNCDVMWLGVWEFNPRAQRFYEKQGFRIVGEHVFQLGSDPQTDHLMQIELA comes from the coding sequence ATGAAGATCCGACTTGCATCATCCGCCGACGCCGAAATGTTGGCGGATTTGTCGTTTACAACCTTTTGGGACGCGTTTCACGATCATCCGAAGAACGCGCCCGAAGACCTCGACGCGTATATGTCCGAGGCCTTCACGGCAAAGCGTTTGGCTGAAGAACTTGCCGATCCGAACTCCGTTTTTTTCGTCGCCGAGATTGACGAACGGCCCGCCGGCTACGCGAAACTGCTTTTCGAAAACATCGAGGAACCGGTCACGGCGGCGCGGCCGGTCGAGTTATGCCGGCTCTATTCGACCACCGAATTCATCGGCAAAGGTGTCGGGCAAGCGTTGATGGACGAATGCCTGAAACTCGCGCGCGAGCGGAACTGCGATGTGATGTGGCTAGGCGTTTGGGAGTTTAACCCGCGGGCTCAGAGATTCTACGAAAAACAGGGCTTCCGCATCGTCGGCGAACACGTCTTCCAACTCGGATCCGATCCGCAGACAGATCATTTGATGCAGATCGAACTTGCATAG
- a CDS encoding S8 family peptidase, whose protein sequence is MNRLKKLLTSFALVAMFLQAGAFSVISQKLPRGESEAPVQPEASQTKRERVAPDLAERADEARNGLRSDEDVRVIIRLKSETGLNGMFGNALSKREQKEIFDKEAENNRTAGGIILSDLTEAGGTMAKNFERMGLMSAKLPLSQINKIANSEYVEYVSLDSEVAGLGHVGQAAGIYNTGISDRGDSDPNTWLVGSGIGLAVIDSGAYGTHDLFKRWDNASKVTAYDFTGGNNVADQFGHGSHVASIASGDYRLGGAAYEGISSGVQIYSLKALDRYGIGYASNVIAAIDWAIANKAATNIRVINLSLGAPPTNSYTNDPLCLAARRAVNAGIVVVASAGNWGKDLLGNKMYGGINTPGIEPSVITVGAVNSYGTDWRSDDQVATFSSRGPTRGWVTLANGARKYDNLIKPDLVAPGNKIIAAQSPNNTLVTLLPSLNVSPATTVANQKLMYLSGTSMAAPVVSGAAAMLLDTNPNLTPNLVKAILQYTAQVIPNTNTLEQGAGHLNIDGAVRIARLVKANPTTLSNGNAMLTASQPTNKYSTISGETVNWGRGVITNWGILYGTDLMTKYQGIYANGVLMGDGTVFSGTTLSKVSTKTTSTVSLYQGAIKNNGVLVSDGTLFLSAKDMASSPTPFTNSQGVLVSDGVLMGDGVLMGDGVLMGDGVLMGDNYRAMATTSYLGDNTMCMLPAP, encoded by the coding sequence ATGAACAGACTCAAAAAACTACTTACATCTTTCGCACTCGTCGCAATGTTCCTGCAAGCCGGAGCGTTTTCGGTGATCTCACAGAAACTGCCGCGCGGAGAGTCAGAGGCGCCGGTACAACCGGAAGCATCGCAGACCAAGCGTGAGCGGGTTGCTCCGGATCTCGCTGAACGAGCCGACGAAGCCCGGAACGGACTGCGTTCGGACGAAGACGTCCGCGTCATCATCCGTTTGAAATCAGAGACCGGCCTTAACGGAATGTTCGGCAATGCCCTCTCAAAAAGAGAGCAGAAAGAGATTTTCGACAAGGAGGCCGAAAACAATCGCACGGCCGGCGGAATCATCTTGTCCGACCTGACTGAGGCCGGCGGAACAATGGCAAAGAACTTCGAGAGAATGGGATTGATGAGCGCCAAGCTTCCGCTTTCGCAGATTAACAAGATCGCGAATTCGGAATACGTTGAATACGTCAGTCTCGATAGCGAAGTCGCCGGGCTCGGCCACGTCGGACAAGCCGCAGGAATCTACAACACGGGAATCTCGGACCGCGGCGACAGCGATCCGAACACCTGGCTTGTCGGCTCCGGCATCGGATTGGCAGTCATCGACAGCGGCGCCTACGGGACGCACGATCTGTTCAAACGCTGGGACAATGCATCCAAAGTCACCGCATACGACTTCACCGGCGGAAACAACGTCGCCGATCAGTTCGGCCACGGTTCGCACGTTGCCTCGATCGCCTCCGGAGACTACCGTCTCGGGGGGGCGGCATACGAGGGCATCTCGAGCGGCGTTCAGATCTACAGCCTCAAGGCCCTCGACAGATACGGCATTGGATACGCGAGCAACGTTATCGCGGCGATCGACTGGGCGATCGCCAACAAAGCGGCGACCAACATCCGCGTCATCAACCTTAGCCTTGGCGCTCCCCCGACAAACAGTTACACGAACGATCCGCTGTGCCTCGCGGCACGCCGCGCGGTCAACGCCGGTATCGTCGTCGTCGCATCGGCCGGAAACTGGGGTAAAGACCTCTTGGGCAACAAAATGTACGGCGGCATCAACACGCCGGGCATCGAACCGTCCGTGATCACGGTCGGCGCGGTGAACTCTTACGGAACCGATTGGCGAAGTGACGATCAGGTCGCAACGTTCAGCTCCCGCGGCCCGACGCGCGGTTGGGTGACGCTCGCCAACGGAGCGCGCAAATACGACAACCTGATCAAACCGGACCTCGTCGCGCCGGGCAACAAGATCATCGCGGCGCAAAGCCCGAACAATACTTTGGTGACGCTTTTGCCGAGCCTGAACGTTTCGCCCGCGACTACGGTGGCCAACCAAAAGCTGATGTATCTCAGCGGCACCTCGATGGCGGCTCCGGTCGTATCGGGCGCGGCGGCGATGCTGCTCGACACCAATCCGAACCTGACGCCGAATCTTGTCAAGGCGATCTTGCAGTACACTGCACAGGTCATCCCGAACACAAACACTTTGGAACAGGGTGCCGGACACCTCAACATCGACGGCGCGGTTCGCATTGCACGGCTCGTTAAGGCAAACCCGACGACGCTCTCGAACGGAAACGCAATGTTGACGGCGAGTCAGCCGACGAACAAGTACAGCACGATCTCCGGCGAAACGGTAAATTGGGGCCGGGGCGTTATTACAAACTGGGGAATCCTTTACGGAACCGACCTGATGACAAAATATCAGGGAATTTACGCCAACGGCGTCCTGATGGGAGACGGAACGGTCTTTTCTGGCACAACGCTCTCGAAGGTCTCGACGAAGACCACCTCGACCGTCAGTCTGTACCAGGGCGCGATCAAGAACAACGGCGTCCTCGTTTCGGACGGAACGCTGTTCCTCAGTGCGAAGGATATGGCGAGCAGCCCGACCCCGTTCACGAACTCGCAGGGCGTGCTCGTCAGCGACGGCGTGTTGATGGGCGACGGCGTGTTGATGGGCGACGGCGTCCTGATGGGTGACGGCGTCCTGATGGGTGACAATTATCGCGCAATGGCGACAACGAGCTATCTCGGCGACAACACGATGTGCATGCTGCCGGCGCCGTAA
- a CDS encoding flippase-like domain-containing protein: MNSAKDPEKPESSTSKHLNRVKIAAIVLTCLGIALFGYFLYSVGFREVLDGIGRIGFGGFAVVILLYFGRIIVRGIAWTLTVHDPYRLTLRDTIPAVIIGEAMSSVIPLGIVVSGTSKAIAVRKKVPIVVGLSSVATENLFYSLATGLFIALGAFIFLRTFDLAGGWTITLDSLIVVISLLLLFGILMVVRQWHIASAVCDRIYDRGHLRGILEHGRLQVRLFENLIYGFYRRYPRRFVPIFLLQIVFHLFGVIEVVFLLWKLGEVPSLLNSVLLESVSRLIAILFKLVPFTIGVDEASAELAVETLAIGAGIGVTLAIIRKGRVLFWAIVGAALIFKRGISFRELRKIGLPKSSE; this comes from the coding sequence ATGAATTCAGCCAAAGATCCCGAAAAACCCGAGTCAAGCACGTCGAAGCATCTCAACCGCGTGAAGATCGCGGCGATTGTCCTGACGTGTCTCGGAATCGCGCTTTTCGGTTATTTTCTTTATTCGGTCGGATTCCGAGAAGTCCTCGACGGCATCGGACGGATCGGATTCGGTGGATTTGCGGTCGTCATCTTGCTCTATTTCGGACGGATCATCGTGCGCGGCATCGCCTGGACGCTCACCGTCCACGATCCGTACAGGCTGACCTTGCGCGACACGATCCCGGCCGTCATCATCGGCGAAGCGATGAGCAGCGTGATCCCGCTCGGGATCGTGGTTTCGGGCACTTCGAAGGCCATCGCCGTTCGAAAGAAAGTTCCGATCGTCGTCGGACTCTCGTCCGTCGCCACCGAAAACCTGTTCTATTCGCTCGCTACCGGACTGTTCATCGCCTTGGGCGCGTTCATTTTTTTGCGCACGTTCGATCTCGCCGGCGGCTGGACGATCACGCTCGACTCGTTGATCGTCGTCATCTCGCTCCTTCTGCTGTTCGGCATCCTGATGGTCGTCCGTCAATGGCACATCGCTTCGGCCGTCTGCGACCGGATCTACGACCGCGGCCATTTGCGCGGAATTCTCGAACACGGCCGGCTTCAGGTGCGGCTTTTCGAGAATCTGATCTACGGTTTCTATCGGCGTTACCCGCGACGCTTTGTCCCGATCTTCCTGCTTCAGATCGTCTTTCATCTTTTCGGCGTCATCGAGGTCGTTTTTTTGCTCTGGAAACTCGGTGAGGTCCCGAGTCTTCTGAATTCCGTGCTGCTCGAATCCGTCAGCCGCCTGATCGCGATACTTTTCAAACTCGTACCGTTTACGATCGGCGTCGATGAGGCGAGCGCCGAGCTTGCCGTCGAAACGCTCGCGATCGGCGCGGGGATCGGGGTGACGCTCGCGATAATTCGAAAGGGCCGCGTCCTTTTTTGGGCGATCGTCGGCGCGGCCCTGATCTTCAAACGCGGAATCTCGTTTCGGGAGTTGCGGAAGATCGGCCTCCCAAAGTCGTCAGAGTGA
- a CDS encoding S8 family peptidase, producing MLTKSNLKYLLATVVLSAMTFQAFSLSVLAQKQKDVTPFSDEKQVPTETRASLGKVAPDLDEKAESFAAGFQGEETERVIIRLKSDTGLNGMFGNSLSYGEQRRIFAREIRNNQERSGILLSDLINIGGEIKKSYNSLGLVSAEMPLSRVRQIAESDNVEYISPDRETRMSGHVETTTGANLVRNLVSGTTVDGRGIGVAVMDSAYHLSNELFKNSSGQLVSQANYDVFGFNMMSKDGNGHGTHVASLIAGQPSFVSGYYTGVAPGAKIITVRVLDAGGRGTVSNVIAGIDWLIANKSLHNIRVLNMSLGAAAVDSYLNDALCIAARRAVNAGIVVVASAGNNGKTASGGKVYGGVNTPGIEPTVITVGASNSLATDGRSDDTIASYSSRGPTRGFRIVSGAKKYDNLVKPDLVAPGNKLIGAQSMQYTNAIIPDLIISHPSLNARPHDMYFDWTTYTVVGTENGTMTLSGTSMSAPLVSGAVALMLQVNPNLTPNLVKAILMYSAQPTKNFNTFEQGAGVLNVDGAVRLAKLVKTTLPSVNGDPLLTASLPSSQSSIIAGQSVAWGKGVITNFGFLNGNDLMLKWQGMYGSGVVMGDGTPFVKDKLTLSTTLTKGALTIYQGSIKNNGVLMGDGTVFLSSKNLFNNLNSSGVLMGDGVLMGDGVLMGDGVLMGDTYYGNAIYGDNTAGMTSANY from the coding sequence ATGCTTACCAAATCAAATCTCAAATACCTATTGGCGACCGTTGTACTGTCGGCAATGACGTTTCAGGCATTTTCGCTTTCGGTGCTCGCGCAGAAGCAAAAGGATGTAACCCCCTTTTCCGACGAAAAGCAGGTTCCGACCGAAACTCGCGCATCACTTGGCAAAGTCGCCCCCGACCTCGACGAAAAGGCGGAATCGTTCGCTGCGGGCTTTCAGGGAGAGGAAACCGAACGGGTCATCATCAGACTAAAATCCGACACCGGACTCAACGGTATGTTCGGCAATTCCCTTTCGTACGGCGAACAACGCCGCATTTTTGCCCGAGAAATCCGCAACAATCAGGAACGCTCGGGAATTCTGCTTTCGGACCTGATCAACATCGGCGGCGAGATCAAGAAGTCTTACAACAGCCTCGGTCTTGTAAGCGCCGAGATGCCGCTTTCGCGCGTGCGGCAGATAGCCGAATCCGACAACGTCGAGTACATATCCCCCGATCGTGAGACCAGAATGAGCGGGCATGTTGAAACGACGACCGGCGCAAATCTCGTCCGGAATCTTGTTTCAGGAACAACCGTCGACGGACGGGGTATCGGCGTGGCGGTGATGGACAGCGCCTATCACCTTTCGAACGAACTGTTCAAGAACTCCAGCGGACAGCTCGTCAGCCAAGCCAATTACGACGTTTTCGGATTTAATATGATGTCAAAGGACGGGAATGGACACGGAACGCACGTCGCGTCACTCATCGCCGGCCAGCCGTCCTTCGTAAGCGGTTATTACACCGGCGTCGCTCCCGGAGCGAAGATCATCACGGTTCGCGTACTCGATGCTGGGGGCAGGGGCACGGTGAGCAACGTCATCGCCGGTATCGACTGGTTGATCGCGAACAAGAGCCTGCACAACATTCGCGTTCTAAATATGAGCCTTGGCGCAGCCGCGGTCGACAGCTATCTCAACGACGCCCTGTGCATCGCCGCACGACGCGCCGTTAACGCGGGCATCGTGGTCGTCGCTTCAGCCGGCAACAACGGAAAGACCGCAAGCGGCGGAAAGGTATACGGCGGCGTCAACACACCCGGAATCGAGCCTACCGTGATCACGGTCGGAGCTTCGAACTCGCTTGCCACGGACGGCCGTTCGGACGATACGATCGCCTCGTACAGCTCGCGCGGCCCGACGCGCGGTTTCCGGATCGTCAGCGGTGCCAAGAAGTACGACAACCTGGTCAAGCCCGATCTGGTTGCGCCCGGAAACAAGCTCATCGGCGCGCAGTCGATGCAGTACACGAACGCCATCATTCCCGATCTGATCATCAGTCATCCATCGCTGAACGCCCGTCCGCACGATATGTATTTTGACTGGACGACCTACACGGTCGTTGGCACGGAAAACGGAACGATGACGTTGAGCGGAACGTCGATGTCGGCGCCGCTCGTAAGCGGAGCGGTTGCCCTTATGCTTCAGGTCAACCCCAATCTGACTCCGAACCTCGTCAAGGCGATCCTGATGTACTCAGCACAGCCAACGAAGAACTTCAATACCTTCGAACAGGGCGCCGGCGTACTTAACGTCGACGGAGCCGTGAGGCTCGCAAAGCTTGTTAAGACGACGCTTCCATCGGTAAACGGCGATCCTCTGCTGACCGCGTCGCTTCCCTCGTCGCAAAGCAGCATCATCGCCGGACAATCCGTTGCGTGGGGAAAGGGCGTGATAACGAACTTCGGCTTTCTCAACGGCAACGATCTGATGCTCAAGTGGCAGGGTATGTACGGAAGCGGCGTCGTTATGGGCGACGGCACGCCGTTCGTCAAGGATAAGCTGACGCTTTCGACGACCTTGACGAAAGGAGCGTTGACGATCTATCAGGGTTCAATCAAGAACAACGGTGTTCTGATGGGCGACGGCACGGTGTTCCTGAGCAGCAAGAACCTGTTCAACAACCTTAACAGCAGCGGCGTCCTGATGGGTGACGGCGTCCTGATGGGTGACGGCGTCCTGATGGGCGACGGAGTCCTGATGGGCGATACCTATTACGGCAACGCGATCTATGGTGACAACACCGCCGGAATGACGTCGGCGAACTATTGA
- a CDS encoding pyridoxamine 5'-phosphate oxidase family protein — translation MSNNEFKQTERNRVRRLAKRGSYDRETVYAILDANYLCHLGFAVDGQPYVIPTLYGRVGDVIYVHGSNVSRMLGQAAGRSRLCLTVTTVDDLVLARSAFHHSINYRSAVVFGTGEAVSDDSEKMDALKAISDSVLKGRWEDARLPNQKELDVTTVVRITIEEASAKARSGMPIDDAEDMNLPIWAGLVPVETAFGEPVADTQLLPGIELPDYLA, via the coding sequence ATGAGCAACAACGAATTCAAACAAACGGAACGGAATAGGGTCAGACGTCTCGCAAAGCGGGGAAGTTACGACAGGGAAACGGTTTACGCGATCCTTGACGCGAATTATTTGTGCCATCTCGGATTCGCTGTCGACGGTCAGCCGTATGTGATCCCCACGCTTTACGGACGCGTCGGTGACGTTATCTATGTCCACGGATCGAACGTCTCGCGGATGCTCGGGCAGGCGGCCGGCCGATCGCGTCTGTGCCTGACGGTGACGACGGTCGACGACCTCGTGCTCGCGCGGTCGGCCTTTCACCATTCGATCAATTACCGGTCGGCGGTCGTTTTCGGAACGGGCGAAGCGGTTTCGGACGATTCCGAGAAGATGGACGCGCTCAAGGCGATCTCGGATTCGGTGCTCAAAGGACGCTGGGAAGACGCCCGCCTGCCGAATCAGAAAGAGTTGGATGTCACGACCGTCGTCAGGATAACGATCGAAGAAGCCTCCGCAAAAGCGCGGTCGGGAATGCCGATCGACGATGCCGAGGATATGAATCTGCCGATCTGGGCCGGGCTTGTCCCCGTCGAAACGGCGTTCGGCGAGCCGGTCGCGGACACGCAGCTTTTGCCCGGAATCGAACTGCCGGACTACCTCGCTTGA
- a CDS encoding 6,7-dimethyl-8-ribityllumazine synthase: MAPGTDAGSKLLNPKTHQGMLSAKGFRFAIVAARWNDFLTSKLVEGALDALERLGADESDVEIFKVPGSFELPLTAKKIASGGKFDSVICLGAVIRGETPHFEYVAGEAAKGTAQVAMQTGVPVLFGVVTADTLEQAINRAGVKSGNKGFEAAMSAVELVNLYRGIDGGEESAEIKEKVFPHVV, from the coding sequence ATGGCGCCCGGAACGGACGCCGGGAGTAAATTGTTGAATCCGAAGACACATCAGGGAATGCTCAGCGCGAAAGGGTTTCGTTTCGCGATCGTTGCCGCGCGTTGGAATGATTTTCTAACGTCGAAGCTTGTCGAAGGCGCGCTCGACGCGCTCGAACGGCTCGGAGCCGACGAGTCCGACGTCGAGATCTTCAAGGTCCCGGGATCGTTCGAACTTCCGCTGACGGCGAAAAAGATCGCGAGCGGCGGCAAGTTTGACTCCGTCATTTGCCTCGGCGCCGTGATTCGCGGCGAAACGCCGCATTTCGAATACGTTGCGGGCGAGGCCGCGAAAGGCACCGCACAGGTCGCGATGCAAACGGGCGTTCCCGTGCTTTTCGGTGTCGTCACGGCGGACACGCTCGAACAGGCCATCAACCGCGCCGGGGTGAAATCCGGCAATAAAGGCTTCGAGGCCGCGATGTCGGCGGTCGAACTCGTGAATCTGTACAGAGGGATCGACGGCGGCGAGGAGTCGGCGGAGATAAAGGAAAAGGTTTTTCCGCACGTAGTTTGA
- a CDS encoding acyl-CoA dehydrogenase has translation MNATQLERENYTPALTDLSEEEELFRASVREFAEGEVRPRVEHMERASKLDPELIKQCFELGLMAIESPEEFGGAGSTIFNAILAIEELARVDASVSVFVDVHNTLCTNAFMRWGNDEIKKKYLPQMATGRVGAYALSEAGSGSDAFALKTKAVDKGDHWELNGQKLWITNGNEAEIFIVFANINPEAGYRGITAFIVEKGFEGFTVGKKEDKLGIRASSTTELILENCKVPKENVLGEVGKGYKVSIETLNEGRIGIAAQMLGIAQGAYECALKYTAEREQFGAAINSFQAVQFQLAEMAVEIEAARLVTYNAARLKDAGKPFLKEAAIAKLYTSRVAEKVSSKAIELYGGYGYVKDYPVEKFWRDSKIGSIYEGTSNMQLQTIAKLITK, from the coding sequence ATGAACGCTACGCAATTGGAACGAGAGAATTATACGCCGGCATTGACCGATCTTTCGGAAGAGGAAGAACTGTTTCGGGCGTCCGTCCGCGAGTTTGCCGAAGGCGAGGTCCGGCCGCGCGTCGAGCATATGGAGCGCGCGTCGAAACTTGATCCGGAACTCATCAAACAATGTTTCGAACTCGGCTTGATGGCGATCGAATCGCCCGAGGAATTCGGCGGCGCCGGTTCGACGATCTTCAACGCAATTCTTGCGATCGAAGAACTTGCGCGCGTCGATGCGAGCGTTTCGGTGTTCGTCGACGTCCACAACACGCTCTGCACGAACGCGTTTATGCGTTGGGGCAATGACGAGATCAAGAAGAAGTACTTGCCGCAGATGGCGACGGGCCGCGTCGGCGCCTACGCTTTGAGCGAAGCAGGTTCGGGTTCCGACGCCTTCGCGCTCAAGACCAAGGCGGTCGACAAGGGCGACCATTGGGAACTGAACGGCCAGAAACTCTGGATCACCAACGGGAACGAGGCCGAGATATTCATCGTTTTCGCCAACATCAATCCCGAAGCGGGTTACCGCGGAATCACCGCATTTATTGTCGAGAAAGGGTTTGAAGGATTCACCGTCGGCAAAAAGGAAGACAAGCTCGGCATCCGCGCGAGTTCGACGACGGAACTCATCCTCGAGAACTGCAAGGTTCCGAAAGAAAACGTCCTCGGCGAGGTCGGCAAGGGCTACAAGGTTTCGATCGAGACGCTAAACGAAGGCCGCATCGGGATCGCCGCGCAGATGCTTGGGATCGCGCAGGGCGCGTACGAATGCGCGCTCAAATACACGGCCGAGCGCGAGCAGTTCGGCGCGGCGATCAACAGTTTCCAAGCGGTTCAGTTCCAGCTTGCCGAGATGGCGGTCGAGATCGAGGCCGCGCGGCTCGTGACCTACAACGCCGCACGCCTGAAAGACGCGGGCAAACCGTTTTTGAAGGAAGCCGCGATCGCCAAACTTTACACCTCGCGCGTCGCCGAAAAGGTGTCGTCGAAAGCGATCGAGCTGTACGGCGGCTACGGTTACGTCAAGGATTACCCGGTCGAAAAATTCTGGCGCGATTCGAAGATCGGTTCGATATATGAAGGGACATCGAATATGCAGCTCCAGACGATCGCGAAGTTGATCACGAAATAG
- a CDS encoding Hpt domain-containing protein, translating to MNEFRENFLREFIEPLVDLLQKISIDLSNDVRNDAYRLVHSVKGCSSTFGLKHSANLASELESLLAEGNFDETRKSRIIGNLSVLIESLKRPQVEPESGSRRPGADFISKSNLFFNRIRAEQFRQLAEREKTAFFSALENGCDLFRVSAAVKTEAFVDEFRDLRRSLTDDGDIIAVLPGGDAFPEKTAFEMIVSCPEGARPRTGEPELLNIRDVRPKSTQMLSEVRAHVERVSSEAAKLVHLDILANDASLNGRSAPIFEILIHLTSNAVDHGIEKSGRVEVLFLRDAKGYELSVADNGVGIDLEKIAKHAPSNGGTDFDILFEPRFTTVDKPADNSGRGIGLFIVKTEVEKLNGKISVKSRKDLGTRFEITLPE from the coding sequence ATGAATGAATTTCGCGAAAACTTCCTGAGAGAGTTCATCGAACCGCTCGTAGACCTTTTGCAGAAGATCTCGATCGATCTCTCGAACGATGTCCGCAACGACGCGTACCGACTGGTGCATTCCGTAAAGGGTTGCTCGTCCACCTTTGGACTCAAGCACAGTGCCAACCTCGCCTCCGAACTAGAATCCTTGCTTGCGGAAGGCAATTTCGATGAAACCCGGAAATCACGGATCATCGGCAACCTGTCGGTCCTGATCGAATCATTGAAACGGCCCCAAGTCGAGCCGGAATCCGGTTCGCGCCGACCCGGCGCAGATTTCATTTCAAAATCGAATCTCTTTTTCAATCGCATTCGCGCCGAGCAATTCCGGCAGCTGGCGGAGCGTGAGAAAACGGCCTTCTTTTCGGCGCTCGAGAATGGATGCGATCTCTTCCGCGTTTCCGCGGCAGTCAAAACAGAGGCGTTCGTCGACGAGTTTCGCGATCTGCGCCGCAGTCTGACCGATGACGGTGACATCATCGCTGTCCTGCCCGGTGGCGACGCGTTCCCCGAAAAGACCGCCTTTGAAATGATCGTCTCGTGCCCTGAGGGCGCACGGCCGCGGACAGGCGAGCCGGAACTGCTCAACATACGGGACGTGCGGCCGAAATCAACGCAGATGCTTTCCGAAGTCCGCGCCCACGTCGAGCGCGTCAGCAGCGAAGCGGCGAAGCTCGTCCATCTCGATATCCTTGCGAACGACGCATCGCTCAACGGCAGGTCGGCGCCGATCTTCGAGATACTGATCCATCTGACATCAAACGCGGTCGATCACGGTATCGAAAAATCCGGACGCGTTGAGGTTCTATTCCTGCGCGATGCAAAGGGCTACGAACTTTCGGTCGCCGACAACGGCGTCGGGATCGATCTCGAAAAGATTGCGAAACACGCGCCGTCCAATGGGGGAACGGATTTCGACATCCTGTTCGAGCCGCGCTTCACGACCGTTGACAAACCTGCGGATAACTCGGGACGCGGCATTGGGCTCTTTATCGTCAAAACCGAAGTTGAGAAACTAAACGGCAAAATTTCCGTGAAATCACGTAAAGACCTTGGCACGCGCTTTGAGATCACGCTGCCGGAATAG
- a CDS encoding SRPBCC domain-containing protein, with protein MKRNPPVGESAAGDYIVFRGLDLMADIKHDLSIAAPLAKVFAAVSEPAFLDEWWTETCRGTVATDAEYELGFGPEYQWKARVSLFELNREFELTITDATDDWIGTKVGFVVVEEGSGTRLQFRHTGWSETSGHFRHSSFCWALYLRILRRYLEKGKRVPYTERYED; from the coding sequence TTGAAACGAAATCCGCCGGTTGGCGAAAGTGCGGCGGGCGATTATATTGTCTTCCGGGGGCTTGATCTGATGGCGGACATAAAACACGATCTGAGCATTGCGGCGCCGCTCGCGAAGGTCTTCGCAGCCGTTTCGGAACCGGCTTTTCTCGATGAATGGTGGACGGAAACTTGCCGCGGAACGGTCGCGACGGATGCCGAATACGAGCTGGGTTTCGGCCCGGAGTATCAGTGGAAGGCCCGGGTTTCGCTCTTCGAACTCAACCGCGAATTCGAGCTCACGATCACCGACGCGACGGACGATTGGATCGGAACAAAGGTCGGTTTCGTGGTTGTCGAAGAAGGATCCGGCACACGCCTTCAGTTTCGCCACACGGGCTGGTCCGAAACGAGCGGACATTTCCGTCATTCGTCATTTTGCTGGGCGCTGTACCTGAGAATCCTGCGCCGGTATCTGGAAAAGGGAAAGCGCGTCCCGTACACGGAGCGCTACGAAGACTAA
- the nusB gene encoding transcription antitermination factor NusB has product MGTRRKARECALQMLFAADVSKTSGDDLTSAYWNEIGETETDEPLRIFSNRLAIGALDKITEVDACIKTRAEHWRIERMAIVDRNVLRLAVYEFLFEDTPHTVVINEALEIARRFSTFEATQFINGILDAIKQDLEKSSTKKSDPSESEKSQVSSV; this is encoded by the coding sequence ATGGGAACACGGCGCAAGGCTCGTGAATGTGCTCTTCAAATGTTGTTCGCTGCGGATGTTTCGAAAACGTCGGGCGACGATCTGACAAGCGCGTATTGGAACGAGATCGGCGAAACCGAAACCGACGAACCGCTCCGAATTTTCTCGAACCGTTTGGCCATCGGCGCGCTCGATAAGATCACCGAGGTCGATGCGTGCATAAAAACCCGCGCCGAACATTGGCGGATCGAGCGAATGGCGATCGTCGACCGGAACGTTTTGCGGCTCGCCGTTTACGAGTTCCTGTTTGAGGACACCCCGCATACGGTCGTCATCAACGAAGCGCTCGAGATCGCGCGCCGGTTCTCGACATTCGAAGCCACACAGTTCATCAACGGGATCCTTGACGCGATCAAGCAGGATCTTGAAAAATCTTCAACGAAAAAGTCCGACCCATCGGAGAGCGAAAAGTCGCAGGTCTCTTCGGTTTAG